The sequence TTTCCGGGCCCTGTGTTATTCTGATCACTTCCAATGCCATGGGGCAGGGTGATGATGAACTGGGTCGGCTGCTCTTTCGCGGATTTTTCCATACCCTGCAGGAGCTCGACAAGCTGCCGGACAAGATCATCTTCTATAATTCCGGCGTCAAACTGACGGTCAAAGACTCGGATGTCCTTGAAGACATCAAGCAGCTGGCCCAGGCCGGGGTTGAAATTCTGGTCTGCGGAACCTGCGTGAACTTCTTCAATCTTACCGATCAGATCGCCGTGGGGACGATTTCCAACATGTACGATATCGCCGGCTCCATGAGATCAGCCGGCCTGCTGATCAGGCCCTGAATTTCATATTCCCTGCCTTTCTGCACTGTCCGGCCTGCCGGAGGACCGCAATTCCCTGATCCTCGGTCAGAAGATGCAGGAGGGTGGCGTTGCAGATTTCATCCGGGAGAATCAGGTTCTCCCGGCCAGACCGGATCGCTTCTTCCAGCCAGTTGCCGGTTTTGTTAATCCCCCAAAATACTGTAATAAGTCCATGACATAACCTTTCCTGGATTACCACCCGATTCCCGCACCAATTCCGCAAAATTACGAATCCTGCAGAAAGCTTGAATATATTATTGAATTCAATCTTTTAAGGGATTAATCTAAATAAAGATACAATGTATGATTCCAGACAGTTCATTGTAGATTAGAACCTCAGAATTTTATAACGCGGTAAAGGAAATGTGTCATGCTATTGAGGAGACAACCTATAAACCTGATGCAGGTCTTTTTCTGATCGAAAAGGAGACGACTATGGCTACCTGGCCCCGCTATCCGATTATCTACGAGATCAATACCTGGGTCTGGCTCCAGGAGTTAGGGAAGAACCGAAAGGCTCCCGTAACCCTCCATACCGTTCCGGAAAGGGAGTGGGACGCCATCGCAGCACTCGGCGTTGATGCCGTCTGGTTCATGGGGGTTTGGGAGAGGAGCCCTGCGGGGATTGCTATCGCAAATCAGAACAAGGGACTTCTTGCAGACTTCCATCGCGCCCTTTCTGACTTTAACCCGGAAGACAACGTGGGATCTCCTTATTGTGTGCGACAATACGCCGTGGACGAACACCTGGGCGGACCCGAAGGCCTGGCGACTGCCCGGAGAAAACTCGCCAGGCGGGGGATCAAACTGATCCTGGACTTCGTTCCGAATCATGTGGCACCCGACCACCCATGGGTTGTCCATCATCCTGAGTACTTCATCCAGGGAAGCGCGGATGATGTGAAGAACGATCCGGCGTCCTTCATCGAGACAGGAGGAAAGGTTTTTGCCTGCGGACGGGACCCCTACTTTCCCGCATGGCCGGACGTCCTGCAATTGAATGCCTTTCAGCCGGGGCTCCGGAAAGCGGCCATCGAGACTCTTTTAGACATCGCCGGCCAGAGCGACGGTGTGCGCTGCGACATGGCCATGCTCGTCATCAACTCCATCTTTGAAAACACCTGGGGCGACCGTGCGGGGCAAAAGCCGGTAACAGAGTACTGGCAGGACATTGTTTCATCCATCAAGCGAAGTCATCCGGATTTCCTTTTCATAGCCGAGGCCTACTGGGACCTCGAGTGGGAACTCCAACAACAGGGGTTCGACTACTGTTACGACAAACGTCTCTATGACCGTCTGGAACAAGGAAATGCAGAGAGCGTGCGGCTTCACCTCTGTGCGGATTCCGCCTACCAGGAAAAACTGGTCCGCTTCATCGAAAATCATGATGAGCCCCGTGCCCTTTCGGTCTTTCCCCCCCTGAAGGAGCGGGCCGCCGCCGTAACCATCGCTACCCTTCCAGGCGCAAGACTCTTTCATGAAGGGCAGTTCGAGGGCAGGAAGATCAGGCTTCCCGTCTTCCTCGGCCGCCGCCCCGTCGAGCCTGTTGACCCTGACCTCCGGGCATTCTACGTCACACTCCTGAAGGTCGCTTCCTTCGAGGGGATCCGAAATGGCAGCTGGCAGCTTTGCGAGCGGACCGGCTGGCCTGACAATGCAAGTTACCAGAACCTCGTTTCCTGGTGCTGGTCCGGCAAAGAGGAGTCTTTTCTGATCATCGTAAATCTTTCGGATTTCAGCGCACAAGGGCTCGTTCGGCTGCCATGGGATGAACTGCAAGGCAAGAGATGGCAGGTCACGGACTTCTATACCGGTCAAGTGTATGAGCGCAGCGGGAACGAGCTGTGCAACCCGGGATTGTTTGTGGACCTTCCCCCCTGGGGATTTCATATCCTGACCCGCTGGCGGCCTGTGAAGTGATGTGAGTGACATATGACCAGAGAAGGCCTCTAAAAGAAATTGGAACACAGATGTGGAGAGAAGAGGGAGCGGAAACATTGAACGATCAAAATCGAAAAGAATAGGAAATCATAAATGCTGATCGTGCACAACAGGACTCTTTCCGGCCTTATCAAGGAAAATTACGAGCCGGGCGACATTCAAAATATCTTTGAGCTTCTTGAGAGGCATGGGACTTTCAGCTTTCCGGTTCTGTCGAACGGTCTCTTTCCGGCAGCAAACCTCGAGGAATCGAGCCTCTATACCGGATACAGCAACGTCTGGGTGCGTGACAACATCTATGTGGCATATGCGCACTTCATCAACGGTCAAAGGGACACCGCCTTGAGAAACGTGAAAACATTGGGCCGATATTTCGCTGAACACAAATGGCGTCTAGAGAAGATTATCGCCGGAGAGCTCGATTACAACGAACCGACAAACCGGCCGCACGTTCGGTTCAATGGACAGAACCTGTCCGAGATACCCCAAAAATGGGCGCACGCCCAGAATGATGCGCTCGGCTATTTTCTGTGGCTTTTTTGCAAGATACACGCTGAAACCGGCACTGCCATTTCCGACGAGGAACGTAAGCTTCTTGGACTCTTTGTATCCTATTTTGAAGCCATCCGTTATTGGGGGGACGAGGATAGCGGGCATTGGGAAGAAAGGCGCAAAATCGAGGCATCCAGCATCGGGATTGTTGCAAGGGGTCTGATAGAACTCAAAAAATTGCTGGGAAAGGAGACATCAACCGGATTTTACGATGCAGGTGTCCTAGATCGCCTGGATCATCTTATCGACAAGGGGATCACAAGTCTGGAAAGGATTCTGCCAGCCGAGTGCATTCAACCCGCTCCTGATAAGAATCGACGTTTTGACGCCGCCTTACTTTTCCTGATTTACCCCATGGATATTGTATCAGAAGAAATGGCGGATCGCATTCTCTACGACGTCACGCACAACCTGCAGGGCGATTACGGCATTCGCCGTTATCTGGGGGATTCCTTCTGGGCCGCGGATTACAAGGACCAACTCAAGCCTGAAGAGAGAACCACCGATTTCAGCGACGATACGACGGCCAGGGATAAGCTGCTTAAAAAGGGAGAAGAGGCGCAATGGTGCATTTTTGATCCCATCCTATCCATCATCTATGGTATGAGATACAAAAAGTATCAAAAGTCCCATGACCGGGAGCTTCAATCATACCACTTCAATAGATCCCTGGGGCAGCTCACGGGAGAAGACAGTCCCTTCGGCCCTCTCAGATGTCCCGAGCTGTACTGTCTGGTAAGAGGTCGCTATCTTCCCAATGATACGGTTCCGCTCTTGTGGACCCAGGCAAATCTATGGATGGCATTCAGGTGCATGCTCTCTTAGGGCAAAGAGGAGAAAAGCGGTTTAATTTTTGCTACTTATAAGATATTTTACGGGTCGGCATATCGGTCATGTCTGGACAAATCGACTTGTTGGTCAAGTTCTTGAGGACCTCACGGTTGTGAAGGTTATCCGGATGCTGACGCACTATGAAAGAAAAAGACACCTGGCAAACAGGGCAACCGGTGGGGCCCTACAGGATGGCACAAAACCAATTTAAGGAAAGACATTTGGATAGACTGAATCAGCTCATTGAGATGATAAGGGAGTTCGCAGAGGGTCGTTATACCGGCGATATCATGGAACGGATCGGTCCGGATACGGAAGAGCCCTTGCGCACTCTTGCCGAAGCCCTGGGCGGTATGATGGCGAAGATTGAAGTCCGCGAGAGCCACCTGGAGAGACTGACCCGGCAGGTGGAGGAGACGAATCGGCGCGCCCGCCGCGACATCATTGCAACGGTGTCCACGATGGCCAAGGCGCTGGCCGCCCGCGATTCGTATACCGAAGGCCATGCGGAGCGTGTCGGCCAGATCACCGGGCTGATCGCGGCGGAGATGGGCATGAGCCAAGAAGATACGGCGTTGGTCCAACTGGCCGGACTGCTTCACGACATTGGAAAGATCGGATTTCCGGATTACCTGTTCCTCCCCCATGAAGGGGACAGTCCGCCGGAGATCGTCCAGGAGATCACCAGGCATCCGGCCACCGGAGCTGAAATCCTCAAAGACCTCGATTTTCTCGGCAGTGCCTTGTCCTACATCCGGTGTCATCATGAGCGCCCGGATGGCCTCGGATACCCCAACCATCTGAAAGATCACGACATCCCCCTGGGGGCGAAAATCATCGCGGCAGCAGACGCCTTTGACGCCATCACCACCGACAGACCTTATCATAAAGCCAAAACATATCAGGAGGCGCTTGAAATCCTGAAGGAGGGCTCCGGAACCCAATGGGACCCGGAATGTGTCTCTGTCTTTGAACGCATTCTTCCGAAAATCCCATCCCATGGGGGCCAAAAGCGCCGACGGAGAGATTGCAGTGTCTTTGGGACGATCAGACTGAGATTGTCCTTACGCCGGGACCCGTAGGCGGCGCCCGATTGCGCTGGATCAAGCCGGGAACGGATTTTAACAGGTATCATGGACTGATGTTCGATCGGGTGATCTTTTTCTTCGCCCCCGATTCCGAATACAAAGGTATGGATCCGCAGGAATTGAAGGAACTGGCGGATCTCTTTCATCGGCAATTCAAGAACGTGCTCAAGAAGAATTACCCCATCGTAAAGACTCCAGGCCCCGGCGTTGTCCGGATACGCTGTGCGATCACCGATCTCAAACAGAGCCGGCCTGTATTGAGCGAAATCTGGCCGTCCGGCTTTGATCTGCAGAATTTGAAAAAGGGTCTGAAGACGTCTTGGGCCGATTCGGGAGCAACCAGCATCGAGGTGATGGCCCTCGACTCAATGACCAATACTCCGATCCTGGCGGCTATTGATGACCGGAAAACCGGGATGAAAGAGAAGTTTACAAAGTGGGGGTCCGCCGAAGATGCCTTCCGATACTGGGCGTACCGGACCAAGTTGTTTCTCGATCAGGTCAGCAAAGAAAAGGGGATAGACTGACGGATAAAACGCCAAACCTTCATAAAGAGGCGTTCCGGGTGGGATTTGTGTCAGGGGTTATCCATCGATAAGATACAACCTCAGGAGATTTCTATTCCATCTGTTTTCGCCCCCGGGCGTTGGACATTGAGATGATCTGTGAGCAGGATATTTCTTCTTAAGACGGGGAGTTCTTTCCCCGGTACGGTGCGGCAATGGGGTGACTTTGAGTCGTGGACGATCAAAGGTCTCGATCTCAGCGCCGACGAAGTGCAGGTACTGGATTTGCCAAATGGCGATCCCCTGCCGGAGGTTGAAGCGTGCCGCGGTGTCGTCGTGACCGGTTCTCACGCCATGGTGACGGATCGCCTTCCCTGGAGCATGGCTCTGGAAGCCTGGGTTCCGGCGCTCATCGAGGCTGGCATCCCCTTTCTGGGAATCTGCTACGGCCACCAGCTCCTTGCGCAGGCGCAGGGCGGCACGGTGGGATTCCATCCGGGAGGAAAGGAAATCGGGACCGTGGATATTCATTTACTCCCGGTCAGTTCGACCGATCCGCTTTTCTGCGGCCTTCCCTCGCCATTTTCGGCCCACACGACGCATTCACAGTCCGTGCTCTCTTTGCCGCCGGATGCTATCCGCCTGGCCTCGAATTCCTTTGAACCGAATCATGCTTTCAGGATCGGTCCGTGCGCCTGGGGGATTCAGTTCCATCCGGAATACGATACGAAAATCATGGAATCCTACGTCATGGAACAGGCAAAAGAACTTGAGGAGTCGAGACGCGATATCCAGGAAGTGCTACGAACCATCCGGGACACACCGGTGGCGGCCGCGATTCTGAGGCGGTTTGCGTTTATTGCGAGTAAAGGAAGCGTTTAACGGATGACCGGACTTTCAACTAATGGGAAAAAACGCATCGCCCTTGTCCATCCCCGGGGATTCAACTGGCTCCCCGGCTCCCGTGATGTGACCGATGTCGCCAACCGCATGGCGCCCCAGGGGCTCCTCTCCATCGCCGCCTGCCTGCTGCAGGAGGGACACGACGTTTTTCTATATGATTGCCTCGGACCGGGCGTTTCTCCCGACCTCAACGTACAGGTCAAGACAGTCCTCGCTTACCAGCCAGACCTGGTCGGCTTTTCGGCCACAACCTCCTCCTTCCCCGATGCCGCGGAAATGGCAGGAAAAATCAAGAAAGCCTCCGCTGCCATTTCGACAGTCTGCGGGGGCGTCCATGTCTCCGCCCTGATGGGCGACCTCCTCGCTGCCTATCCGGCCTTCGACTTCCTCTGCGCCGGTGAGGGGGAAGATACTTTGACGGAATTGGCCGGAGGCAAGACCCCTGAAGAAATTCCCGGCCTGATCCGGCGACAGGGTTCCGAGGTGGTGGTCAATCCCCCCCGTTCCCCGATTCCCGACCTGGACACCCTCCCCTTTCCCGCCTATGAGAAGCTGAAAGGTTTCCCGAAGGACTATCACCTGCCGCTCTTCAGTTATGTCCATACGCCCGGAGCGACGATGATCACCTCCCGGGGCTGCATGTACTCGTGCTCCTACTGCGATCGTTCCGTCTTCAAGAGGGGCTTCCGGTACAACTCCGCCCCGTACATTTACGAACACATGAACTATCTGCGGACCCGCTTCGGCGTGCGCCATGTCAATATTTACGACGACCTCTTCACCTTTGACCGCAAACGAATCGTAGAACTGTGCGAAACGCTCTGCCGACGGCCCCTGGGGATGAACTTCAACTGTGCTGTGCGGGTGGGCCATACCGATGACGCGCTGCTCTCCATGCTCAAGGAGGCGGGTTGCCTGATGGTGTCCCTGGGCGTGGAATCGGCGGACCCTCAGATGCTGGCCCGGCACAAGTCCGGGGTTTCTCTGGAGGCTGTCCGCGATACGGTGAAGCGGATTCAGGACGCGGGGTTGCGGGCCAAAGGGCTTTTCATGATGGGCCTGCCGGGCGAAACGGAGGAATCGATCCGCAAGACATCGGATTTTATCATCGACCTCGGGCTTGATGACATGAACATGGCCAAGTTCACCCCCTTTCCCGGCGCCCCCCTCTGGCCGACGATCCGGGAGGAAGGGATGTTTGAAGAGGACTGGCGGCTGATGAATTGCCTGAATTTTGTTTTCGTCCCCCGGGGAATCGAATCCAGAGAGAGGCTGGACCAGCTTTACAACGGGCATGTGAAGCGCTTCTACTCCGATCCGGGCTGGCGGAAGAAATTCAGGGATCGTCTCTGGGAGCACCGCCACAGCCTCCTGTACTTGATCCGCCACCTGCCCTCCTTCTGGCTGGCGAAGCGGCAGTTTGAACCCGGCCGGTCGAGTTGAGGCCCGGCAGAGGGGAACGCCGTCTTCCGCAA comes from Syntrophus gentianae and encodes:
- the yedF gene encoding sulfurtransferase-like selenium metabolism protein YedF, with protein sequence MEEFIDARGLACPQPVILTKKALEQQDELRVRVDNIAAVENVKRLAKSQGCQVTVQEEKDRTWTLSLIREEGVEASPDSPEIVCDVAVQTEGEPLVSGPCVILITSNAMGQGDDELGRLLFRGFFHTLQELDKLPDKIIFYNSGVKLTVKDSDVLEDIKQLAQAGVEILVCGTCVNFFNLTDQIAVGTISNMYDIAGSMRSAGLLIRP
- a CDS encoding alpha-amylase family glycosyl hydrolase, with protein sequence MATWPRYPIIYEINTWVWLQELGKNRKAPVTLHTVPEREWDAIAALGVDAVWFMGVWERSPAGIAIANQNKGLLADFHRALSDFNPEDNVGSPYCVRQYAVDEHLGGPEGLATARRKLARRGIKLILDFVPNHVAPDHPWVVHHPEYFIQGSADDVKNDPASFIETGGKVFACGRDPYFPAWPDVLQLNAFQPGLRKAAIETLLDIAGQSDGVRCDMAMLVINSIFENTWGDRAGQKPVTEYWQDIVSSIKRSHPDFLFIAEAYWDLEWELQQQGFDYCYDKRLYDRLEQGNAESVRLHLCADSAYQEKLVRFIENHDEPRALSVFPPLKERAAAVTIATLPGARLFHEGQFEGRKIRLPVFLGRRPVEPVDPDLRAFYVTLLKVASFEGIRNGSWQLCERTGWPDNASYQNLVSWCWSGKEESFLIIVNLSDFSAQGLVRLPWDELQGKRWQVTDFYTGQVYERSGNELCNPGLFVDLPPWGFHILTRWRPVK
- a CDS encoding glycoside hydrolase family 15 protein, with amino-acid sequence MLIVHNRTLSGLIKENYEPGDIQNIFELLERHGTFSFPVLSNGLFPAANLEESSLYTGYSNVWVRDNIYVAYAHFINGQRDTALRNVKTLGRYFAEHKWRLEKIIAGELDYNEPTNRPHVRFNGQNLSEIPQKWAHAQNDALGYFLWLFCKIHAETGTAISDEERKLLGLFVSYFEAIRYWGDEDSGHWEERRKIEASSIGIVARGLIELKKLLGKETSTGFYDAGVLDRLDHLIDKGITSLERILPAECIQPAPDKNRRFDAALLFLIYPMDIVSEEMADRILYDVTHNLQGDYGIRRYLGDSFWAADYKDQLKPEERTTDFSDDTTARDKLLKKGEEAQWCIFDPILSIIYGMRYKKYQKSHDRELQSYHFNRSLGQLTGEDSPFGPLRCPELYCLVRGRYLPNDTVPLLWTQANLWMAFRCMLS
- a CDS encoding HD-GYP domain-containing protein yields the protein MDRLNQLIEMIREFAEGRYTGDIMERIGPDTEEPLRTLAEALGGMMAKIEVRESHLERLTRQVEETNRRARRDIIATVSTMAKALAARDSYTEGHAERVGQITGLIAAEMGMSQEDTALVQLAGLLHDIGKIGFPDYLFLPHEGDSPPEIVQEITRHPATGAEILKDLDFLGSALSYIRCHHERPDGLGYPNHLKDHDIPLGAKIIAAADAFDAITTDRPYHKAKTYQEALEILKEGSGTQWDPECVSVFERILPKIPSHGGQKRRRRDCSVFGTIRLRLSLRRDP
- a CDS encoding DUF3313 domain-containing protein, giving the protein MRWIKPGTDFNRYHGLMFDRVIFFFAPDSEYKGMDPQELKELADLFHRQFKNVLKKNYPIVKTPGPGVVRIRCAITDLKQSRPVLSEIWPSGFDLQNLKKGLKTSWADSGATSIEVMALDSMTNTPILAAIDDRKTGMKEKFTKWGSAEDAFRYWAYRTKLFLDQVSKEKGID
- a CDS encoding glutamine amidotransferase — its product is MSRIFLLKTGSSFPGTVRQWGDFESWTIKGLDLSADEVQVLDLPNGDPLPEVEACRGVVVTGSHAMVTDRLPWSMALEAWVPALIEAGIPFLGICYGHQLLAQAQGGTVGFHPGGKEIGTVDIHLLPVSSTDPLFCGLPSPFSAHTTHSQSVLSLPPDAIRLASNSFEPNHAFRIGPCAWGIQFHPEYDTKIMESYVMEQAKELEESRRDIQEVLRTIRDTPVAAAILRRFAFIASKGSV
- a CDS encoding B12-binding domain-containing radical SAM protein; amino-acid sequence: MTGLSTNGKKRIALVHPRGFNWLPGSRDVTDVANRMAPQGLLSIAACLLQEGHDVFLYDCLGPGVSPDLNVQVKTVLAYQPDLVGFSATTSSFPDAAEMAGKIKKASAAISTVCGGVHVSALMGDLLAAYPAFDFLCAGEGEDTLTELAGGKTPEEIPGLIRRQGSEVVVNPPRSPIPDLDTLPFPAYEKLKGFPKDYHLPLFSYVHTPGATMITSRGCMYSCSYCDRSVFKRGFRYNSAPYIYEHMNYLRTRFGVRHVNIYDDLFTFDRKRIVELCETLCRRPLGMNFNCAVRVGHTDDALLSMLKEAGCLMVSLGVESADPQMLARHKSGVSLEAVRDTVKRIQDAGLRAKGLFMMGLPGETEESIRKTSDFIIDLGLDDMNMAKFTPFPGAPLWPTIREEGMFEEDWRLMNCLNFVFVPRGIESRERLDQLYNGHVKRFYSDPGWRKKFRDRLWEHRHSLLYLIRHLPSFWLAKRQFEPGRSS